In one Methylobacterium sp. SyP6R genomic region, the following are encoded:
- the rpsD gene encoding 30S ribosomal protein S4, which yields MSKRVQAKHKLDRRMGQNIWGRPKSPVNRREYGPGQHGQRRKGKMSDFGTQLRAKQKLKGYYGNITEKQFRRYYAEAIRLRGDSGENLVGLLERRLDAVVYRSKFVATPFAARQFVNHGHIRVNGVRVNIPSYLVKPDDVIEIKESSKQLEIVVVASQLAERDVPDYIEVDHGKMTARMTRVPTLSEVPYPVQMEPNLVIEFYSR from the coding sequence ATGTCGAAACGCGTTCAGGCGAAGCACAAGCTCGATCGCCGCATGGGCCAGAACATCTGGGGCCGCCCGAAGAGCCCCGTGAACCGCCGCGAGTACGGCCCGGGCCAGCACGGCCAGCGCCGCAAGGGCAAGATGTCCGACTTCGGCACGCAGCTGCGCGCCAAGCAGAAGCTCAAGGGCTACTACGGCAACATCACCGAGAAGCAGTTCCGCCGTTACTACGCCGAGGCGATCCGCCTGCGCGGTGACTCGGGCGAGAACCTGGTCGGCCTGCTCGAGCGCCGCCTCGACGCGGTGGTCTACCGCTCGAAGTTCGTGGCGACCCCCTTCGCCGCCCGCCAGTTCGTGAACCACGGCCACATCCGGGTGAACGGCGTGCGCGTCAACATCCCGAGCTACCTCGTCAAGCCCGACGACGTGATCGAGATCAAGGAATCCTCCAAGCAGCTCGAGATCGTCGTGGTGGCGAGCCAGCTCGCCGAGCGCGACGTGCCCGACTACATCGAGGTCGACCACGGCAAGATGACCGCGCGCATGACCCGCGTGCCGACCCTGTCCGAGGTGCCGTACCCGGTGCAGATGGAACCGAACCTGGTCATCGAGTTCTACTCGCGCTAA
- a CDS encoding M20 aminoacylase family protein, translating to MSPIDRIAADLDALTAIRRDFHAHPELGFEEVRTSGIVAEKLASWGIEVHRGIGRTGVVGVLTGRGTSTRRIGLRADMDALPIEEATNLPYRSTVPGKMHACGHDGHTTMLLGAAKYLAETRDFDGTAVFIFQPAEEGLGGARAMLADGLFSRFPCDEVYGLHNNPGGRFGELSVRTGAAMAAADFFDIRIVGRGAHGAQPHRGVDPVVVQAALVQALQTIVSRNADPLQSAVLSITQVHAGAAYNVIPEEAHLAGTIRTFDDGIRALVAQRLREIAAGIAATFGAEIVVDIRNIFSVLRNSEAQTRAAAEIATELFGAAKVDTAPEPKMGSEDFADMLLAVPGTYAWLDGKAGAAVHNASYDFDDAIIPLGAAYLARLVERRSAAAAG from the coding sequence ATGTCCCCGATCGACCGCATCGCCGCCGACCTCGACGCCCTCACCGCCATCCGGCGCGACTTCCACGCCCATCCCGAGCTCGGCTTCGAGGAGGTGCGGACCTCCGGCATCGTGGCGGAAAAGCTCGCCTCCTGGGGCATCGAGGTGCATCGCGGGATCGGCCGCACCGGCGTCGTCGGCGTCCTGACCGGACGCGGCACCAGCACCCGGCGCATCGGACTGCGCGCCGACATGGACGCGCTGCCGATCGAGGAGGCGACGAACCTCCCCTACCGCTCGACGGTGCCGGGCAAGATGCACGCCTGCGGCCATGACGGCCACACCACGATGCTGCTCGGCGCCGCCAAGTACCTCGCCGAGACCCGCGACTTCGACGGTACGGCGGTGTTCATCTTCCAGCCCGCCGAGGAGGGACTGGGCGGCGCCCGCGCGATGCTGGCCGACGGGCTGTTCTCGCGCTTCCCCTGCGACGAGGTCTACGGCCTGCACAACAACCCGGGCGGGCGCTTCGGCGAGCTGTCGGTCCGGACCGGTGCCGCGATGGCGGCAGCGGACTTCTTCGACATCCGCATCGTCGGCCGCGGCGCCCACGGGGCGCAGCCGCATCGCGGCGTCGATCCGGTCGTGGTCCAGGCCGCCCTGGTCCAGGCGCTCCAGACGATCGTCAGCCGCAACGCCGACCCGCTGCAATCGGCCGTGCTGTCGATCACCCAGGTCCATGCCGGGGCGGCCTACAACGTGATCCCGGAGGAGGCCCACCTCGCCGGCACGATCCGCACCTTCGACGACGGCATCCGCGCCCTGGTGGCCCAGCGCCTGCGCGAGATCGCGGCCGGCATCGCGGCGACCTTCGGGGCCGAGATCGTCGTCGACATCCGCAACATCTTCTCGGTCCTGCGCAACAGCGAGGCCCAGACGCGGGCCGCCGCGGAGATCGCCACCGAGCTGTTCGGGGCGGCCAAGGTCGACACGGCGCCGGAGCCCAAGATGGGCAGCGAGGATTTCGCCGACATGCTGCTCGCCGTGCCGGGCACCTATGCCTGGCTCGACGGCAAGGCCGGGGCCGCCGTCCACAATGCATCCTACGACTTCGACGACGCGATCATCCCGCTCGGCGCAGCGTATCTGGCGCGGCTGGTCGAGCGGCGTTCGGCGGCGGCGGCCGGCTGA
- a CDS encoding serine hydrolase domain-containing protein: MSEGGRGRASRRFLLGCIGAFATALVTPAFADQALRPRGGEALAPARPEEVGLSSERLGRIKRVMEEEVAAGRLPGAVVMIARRGRLAYAESVGFRDKAAGAPLPQDAIFRIYSMTKPLTSVAAMTLMEDGRLQLTDPVSKYLPEFKDLKVAGTRPNALGEAAPDLVVPERAPTIQDLLRHTAGLAYGEITTNPAVKAAYAKAGLFKPDFDYNTTDLNPEEFTSRIAGAPLAYQPGTVWQYSLAVDVLGRVVEKASGQRLGDYLAERVLRPLKMSETGFSVPADKAGRIAQALPTDPATGAPNRLIDGAVPKNDSGGAGGYGTAADYLRFAQAMLDGGSLDGARVLSRTSVELMTADHLGDRIKPVVGPGELLMGVPGYTFGLGFMVRKDAGIAGVPGSKGEFMWAGYAGTFFWVDPKEDLAVVMMTQAPGPSRAFYRREIKQLVYGAIAD; the protein is encoded by the coding sequence ATGAGCGAGGGAGGACGCGGTCGCGCGTCCCGCCGGTTCCTGCTGGGCTGCATCGGGGCATTCGCCACCGCGCTCGTTACTCCGGCCTTCGCGGATCAGGCCCTGAGGCCCCGCGGCGGCGAGGCCCTGGCGCCGGCCCGGCCGGAGGAGGTCGGGCTGTCCTCCGAGCGCCTCGGCCGGATCAAGCGGGTCATGGAGGAGGAGGTCGCGGCCGGCCGCCTGCCCGGCGCCGTGGTGATGATCGCCCGGCGCGGGCGTCTCGCCTATGCCGAGAGCGTCGGCTTTCGCGACAAGGCCGCCGGGGCGCCGCTACCTCAGGACGCGATCTTCCGCATCTACTCGATGACGAAGCCGCTGACCTCGGTTGCCGCGATGACGCTCATGGAGGACGGCCGGCTCCAGCTCACCGACCCGGTCTCGAAATACCTGCCCGAGTTCAAGGACCTGAAGGTGGCGGGCACCCGCCCCAACGCGCTCGGCGAGGCCGCGCCCGATCTGGTGGTGCCTGAGCGTGCGCCCACAATCCAGGATCTCCTGCGCCACACCGCCGGCCTCGCCTATGGCGAGATCACCACCAACCCGGCGGTGAAGGCGGCCTATGCCAAGGCCGGGCTGTTCAAGCCGGATTTCGACTACAACACCACCGACCTCAATCCCGAGGAGTTCACCAGCCGGATCGCCGGCGCACCGCTCGCCTACCAGCCCGGCACGGTCTGGCAGTACAGCCTCGCCGTCGACGTGCTCGGCCGCGTGGTCGAGAAGGCGTCGGGCCAGCGCCTCGGCGATTACCTGGCCGAGCGGGTGCTGCGGCCGTTGAAGATGAGCGAGACCGGCTTCTCGGTGCCGGCCGACAAGGCGGGGCGGATCGCCCAGGCGCTGCCGACCGATCCCGCCACCGGCGCGCCGAACCGGCTGATCGACGGCGCGGTGCCGAAGAACGATTCCGGCGGGGCCGGCGGCTACGGCACGGCGGCCGATTACCTGCGCTTCGCGCAAGCGATGCTCGACGGCGGCAGCCTCGACGGCGCCCGGGTGCTCAGCCGCACCAGCGTCGAACTGATGACCGCCGACCATCTCGGCGACCGGATCAAGCCGGTGGTCGGCCCCGGCGAATTGCTGATGGGCGTGCCCGGCTACACCTTCGGCCTCGGCTTCATGGTGCGGAAAGACGCCGGCATCGCCGGCGTGCCGGGCTCCAAGGGCGAATTCATGTGGGCGGGCTATGCCGGCACGTTCTTCTGGGTCGATCCCAAGGAGGACCTGGCGGTGGTGATGATGACCCAGGCACCGGGACCGAGCCGGGCCTTCTACCGGCGCGAGATCAAGCAGCTCGTCTACGGCGCCATCGCCGATTGA
- a CDS encoding GNAT family N-acetyltransferase has product MEQTGEAGCGATPETGTLQVRVVQRISEIAAAAWDRCALSAESLSGAAESYNPFVSHAFLSALEDSACVGGRTGWLPLHVAAERDGQVIGYAPCYLKSHSQGEYVFDHGWADAFERAGGRYYPKLQVSVPFTPVTGPRFLIAPGEDPDEATAALVAGLRALRKQVEASSIHATFLPESEAERAGDLGFLRRVDQQFHWDNAGYATFDDFLGALASRKRKAIKRERRDALAAGLTIEWVTGSDLTEAHWDAFYRFYVDTGSRKWGRPYLNRRFFSLIGERMPERILLVMAKREGQYVAGAINLIGDRALYGRNWGCIEDHPFLHFEVCYYQAIDFAIARGLARVEAGAQGEHKLARGYRPVITHSAHDIADPSLRAAIADYLAREARHVEAAAEALDEATPFRKGDD; this is encoded by the coding sequence ATGGAACAGACCGGCGAAGCAGGGTGCGGCGCCACCCCGGAGACGGGCACCTTGCAGGTCCGCGTCGTCCAGCGCATCTCCGAGATCGCGGCGGCCGCGTGGGACCGCTGCGCGCTCTCGGCCGAATCGCTTTCTGGCGCGGCCGAGAGCTACAACCCCTTCGTCAGCCACGCCTTCCTGTCGGCGCTGGAGGATTCCGCTTGCGTCGGCGGCCGCACCGGCTGGCTGCCGCTGCACGTCGCCGCCGAGCGCGACGGCCAGGTGATCGGCTATGCGCCCTGCTACCTGAAGTCCCATTCGCAGGGCGAGTACGTGTTCGATCACGGCTGGGCCGACGCGTTCGAGCGTGCCGGCGGCCGTTACTACCCGAAGCTCCAGGTCAGCGTGCCGTTCACGCCCGTCACCGGCCCGCGCTTCCTGATCGCCCCGGGCGAGGACCCGGACGAGGCCACCGCCGCCCTGGTCGCGGGCCTGCGGGCGTTGCGCAAGCAGGTCGAGGCCTCCTCGATCCACGCGACCTTCCTGCCCGAATCCGAGGCCGAGCGGGCGGGCGATCTCGGCTTCCTGCGCCGGGTCGACCAGCAGTTCCACTGGGACAATGCGGGCTACGCCACCTTCGACGATTTTCTCGGAGCATTGGCCTCGCGCAAGCGCAAGGCGATCAAGCGCGAGCGCCGCGATGCGCTGGCCGCCGGGCTCACCATCGAGTGGGTCACCGGCTCGGACCTGACGGAGGCGCATTGGGACGCCTTCTACCGGTTCTACGTCGATACCGGCTCGCGCAAATGGGGCCGGCCCTACCTCAACCGGCGCTTCTTCTCGCTCATCGGCGAGCGGATGCCGGAGCGCATCCTGCTGGTGATGGCCAAGCGCGAGGGGCAGTACGTGGCGGGCGCCATCAACCTGATCGGCGACCGCGCCCTCTACGGCCGCAACTGGGGCTGCATCGAGGATCACCCCTTCCTGCATTTCGAGGTCTGCTACTACCAGGCGATCGACTTCGCGATCGCCCGCGGCCTCGCCCGGGTCGAGGCGGGGGCGCAAGGCGAGCACAAGCTCGCCCGCGGCTACCGCCCGGTCATCACCCACTCGGCCCACGACATCGCCGATCCGTCTTTACGCGCGGCCATCGCCGATTATCTCGCCCGCGAGGCGCGCCACGTCGAGGCGGCGGCCGAGGCTCTCGACGAGGCGACGCCGTTCCGCAAGGGCGACGACTGA
- a CDS encoding HIT family protein: MTDTAYDPQNIFGKILRGEIPCHKVYEDAHVIAFMDVMPQADGHTLVVPKTPSRNLLDADPTTLGHLYAAVRTVARAAKAAFAADGVAVYQYNEAAAGQTVFHLHVHVLPRHEGVAPRRHVDGMADPAVLAQHAERIRAALGD, encoded by the coding sequence ATGACGGACACCGCCTACGACCCCCAGAACATCTTCGGCAAGATCCTGCGGGGCGAGATTCCCTGCCACAAGGTCTACGAGGACGCGCACGTCATCGCCTTCATGGACGTGATGCCCCAGGCCGACGGCCACACCCTGGTGGTGCCCAAGACGCCGAGCCGCAACCTCCTCGATGCGGACCCGACCACCCTCGGCCACCTCTACGCCGCGGTCCGGACCGTGGCCCGGGCCGCCAAGGCCGCCTTCGCGGCCGACGGCGTCGCGGTCTACCAGTACAACGAGGCGGCGGCCGGCCAGACCGTGTTCCACCTCCACGTCCACGTCCTGCCCCGGCACGAGGGCGTCGCGCCGCGCCGCCACGTCGACGGCATGGCCGATCCGGCCGTGCTGGCCCAGCACGCGGAGCGGATCCGGGCGGCGCTCGGGGATTGA